The following are encoded in a window of Deferrivibrio essentukiensis genomic DNA:
- a CDS encoding ABC transporter ATP-binding protein — protein MINLENIVKIFHKNTINENKAIKGINLNIQKGDFITVIGSNGAGKSTLLNIIAGNLIPDEGKIFINNKDVTKIPDYKRAAFIGQVFQDPLSGTAGNLTIEENLAIAQKRGKKRWFGRGVKNSDRKEFKKSLQVLGLGLENRLKDKVGLLSGGQRQSLTLLMATLVKPEILLLDEHTAALDPKTAAKIIELTEYFVDEYNLTALMVTHNMKQALSLGNRTIMMHEGEIILDIKSPERDKLTVKDLLEMFSKVRGEEIVDDKMLLN, from the coding sequence ATGATAAATCTTGAAAATATCGTTAAAATTTTTCATAAAAATACAATTAATGAAAATAAAGCTATAAAGGGTATTAATCTTAATATTCAAAAAGGCGATTTTATAACTGTAATAGGAAGTAACGGTGCAGGAAAATCAACTCTGCTAAATATTATTGCAGGTAATTTAATCCCTGATGAAGGCAAAATTTTTATTAATAACAAAGACGTAACAAAAATTCCTGACTACAAACGTGCAGCTTTTATAGGTCAGGTTTTTCAAGACCCCCTTTCAGGCACAGCGGGTAATCTTACTATCGAAGAAAATCTTGCAATTGCTCAAAAAAGGGGAAAAAAGAGATGGTTTGGCAGAGGGGTAAAAAATAGTGACAGGAAAGAGTTTAAAAAATCTCTTCAAGTTTTGGGATTGGGACTTGAAAATAGATTAAAAGATAAGGTAGGTCTATTATCCGGTGGGCAAAGACAATCTTTGACACTACTCATGGCAACTCTTGTAAAACCTGAAATATTGCTTTTAGATGAACACACAGCGGCTCTTGACCCTAAGACTGCTGCTAAAATCATTGAATTAACGGAATATTTTGTCGACGAATATAATCTTACCGCACTTATGGTCACCCACAATATGAAACAAGCCTTAAGCCTTGGCAATAGAACAATTATGATGCATGAAGGGGAAATAATACTTGATATCAAATCTCCAGAAAGGGATAAGCTCACAGTCAAAGACTTACTTGAAATGTTCTCAAAAGTAAGGGGCGAAGAAATCGTCGATGACAAGATGTTACTAAATTAA
- a CDS encoding lysine exporter LysO family protein, producing the protein MIFLMVIFTLLGIFTAQFGVLPDNLVEQSGSITEYSLYLLLLIVGYDIGRDKDAVIRLITKDKFAFLVPFGTVIGTLIGGLIASLFINLSANDSLAVSAGFGWYSLSAVIITKMKSADLGSIAFLANVFRELLSILLIPIIAKRVGPYVSIVPGGATTMDTTLPIIEKYAGESAAIVAFAHGFILSALVPVIVPIFL; encoded by the coding sequence ATGATTTTTTTAATGGTTATTTTTACTTTACTTGGTATTTTTACAGCACAGTTTGGAGTGTTGCCTGATAATTTAGTAGAGCAATCTGGTAGCATTACCGAGTATTCTTTGTATCTCTTGCTCCTTATTGTAGGCTATGATATTGGCAGGGATAAAGATGCTGTTATTAGACTAATAACTAAAGATAAATTTGCTTTCCTCGTCCCTTTTGGGACAGTAATAGGGACATTAATCGGTGGGCTTATCGCTTCGTTATTTATAAATTTAAGTGCAAATGACAGTTTGGCTGTATCAGCCGGTTTTGGATGGTATTCATTATCGGCAGTAATAATTACAAAAATGAAGAGTGCAGACCTTGGTAGCATTGCGTTTTTAGCAAATGTTTTTCGTGAGCTTTTAAGTATTCTCTTGATACCTATTATCGCAAAAAGGGTGGGTCCATACGTTTCAATTGTCCCTGGCGGTGCCACAACAATGGATACGACACTCCCTATAATCGAAAAATACGCAGGTGAGAGCGCTGCAATTGTTGCGTTTGCTCACGGATTTATTTTAAGTGCACTTGTCCCGGTTATTGTCCCGATTTTTTTATAA
- a CDS encoding LysO family transporter produces the protein MVKYLIFLSIGILFGIFAPEINGVKKIKNILMSISVLCLLFFMGVGIGKDPDLKSKIANFGLNALVISSFSILFSIIVVFIMVRAFRRHSK, from the coding sequence ATGGTTAAGTATCTAATTTTTTTGAGTATCGGTATACTTTTTGGTATTTTTGCTCCTGAGATTAATGGAGTCAAAAAAATAAAAAATATTTTAATGTCGATAAGTGTCCTATGCCTGCTTTTTTTTATGGGTGTTGGGATTGGGAAAGACCCTGACCTTAAATCAAAAATTGCAAATTTTGGGCTTAATGCTTTAGTTATTTCATCATTTAGTATTTTGTTTAGTATAATTGTTGTTTTTATAATGGTTAGAGCTTTTAGGAGACATTCAAAATAA
- the asnS gene encoding asparagine--tRNA ligase: protein MVYKSVKEFLNSESSINSIVVKGWVRTKRDNKHFCFLEINDGSCIKNLQVVADEGIEGYENIKNINTGASVNIYGDLIESLGKGQKWEVKANKIVLIGEADPEVYPLQKKRHSDEFLRQIAHLRPRTNKYGAIFRIRSEASFAVHNFFRERGFYYIHTPIITGSDCEGAGEMFRVTTLKEGEKITPEGLKDDFFGKAAYLTVSGQLNVENFACSLGKVYTFGPTFRAENSNTPKHASEFWMIEPEVAFATLKENMELAEDFVKYLISYLLKYSREDLELFFNFVDKGLEGKLNNVLDSSFERLEYRDAIKILEKSGKKFEFEVGYGKDLQTEHERYLTEEYFKKPVFVINYPKTIKPFYMYQNDDKKTVAAMDLLVPGVGELIGGSQREDRLDLLKKAINDLGMNEEDYWWYLELRKYGTVPHSGFGLGFERFLMFVTGVSNIRDVIPFPRTPKNLEF, encoded by the coding sequence ATGGTTTATAAATCTGTTAAAGAGTTTTTAAACTCTGAATCAAGTATAAATTCAATTGTGGTTAAAGGTTGGGTTAGGACTAAAAGGGATAATAAACATTTTTGTTTTCTTGAAATAAATGATGGTTCTTGTATAAAAAATTTACAGGTTGTAGCAGATGAGGGGATAGAAGGTTATGAAAATATCAAAAATATTAATACAGGTGCATCTGTTAATATATATGGAGATTTAATTGAATCTCTCGGGAAAGGGCAAAAGTGGGAGGTTAAGGCAAACAAAATTGTACTTATCGGAGAAGCTGATCCTGAAGTATACCCTCTTCAAAAAAAGCGTCATTCCGATGAATTTTTAAGGCAAATTGCGCACTTAAGACCAAGGACTAACAAATATGGTGCAATATTCAGGATACGCTCAGAAGCATCTTTTGCAGTTCATAATTTTTTTAGAGAAAGGGGCTTTTACTATATTCATACACCGATTATAACCGGCTCAGATTGTGAAGGTGCCGGAGAGATGTTTAGAGTAACGACGTTGAAAGAGGGGGAAAAAATAACTCCTGAAGGTTTAAAGGATGATTTCTTTGGTAAAGCTGCCTATTTGACAGTGTCAGGTCAGCTAAATGTTGAAAATTTTGCCTGTTCACTTGGAAAAGTATATACATTTGGGCCTACTTTTAGAGCTGAAAACTCTAATACTCCAAAACATGCTTCTGAATTTTGGATGATTGAGCCGGAAGTGGCTTTTGCAACTTTAAAGGAAAATATGGAATTGGCTGAAGATTTTGTCAAATACCTTATTTCTTATTTACTAAAATACAGCCGAGAAGATTTGGAGCTATTTTTTAACTTTGTTGATAAGGGATTAGAAGGCAAGCTTAATAACGTGTTAGATTCTTCATTTGAAAGGCTTGAATATAGAGATGCCATAAAAATACTTGAAAAATCAGGTAAAAAATTTGAGTTTGAAGTTGGATATGGTAAGGATTTGCAAACAGAGCATGAGAGATATTTAACGGAAGAGTATTTTAAAAAGCCAGTATTTGTGATTAACTATCCTAAGACTATTAAGCCTTTTTATATGTATCAAAATGATGACAAAAAAACTGTAGCTGCGATGGATTTACTTGTGCCGGGTGTTGGAGAATTGATTGGAGGCTCACAGCGTGAAGATAGGCTTGATTTGCTGAAAAAGGCTATTAATGATTTAGGTATGAATGAAGAAGATTATTGGTGGTATTTGGAGTTAAGGAAATATGGCACTGTGCCTCACTCAGGCTTTGGTTTAGGATTTGAGCGCTTTTTAATGTTTGTTACGGGTGTTTCTAATATTAGGGACGTAATACCTTTCCCAAGGACACCTAAAAATCTCGAATTTTGA
- a CDS encoding CheR family methyltransferase, producing MGRRIARRLAVTKCADVDEYYKYILNNPSEVHILFREFLIGVTNFFRDEEAFEVLKTDIIPELVKRTESDSEIRVWVPGCSTGEEAYSLCLLINDYLEKNSLAKNIKVFATGIDKSALQTASKGLFPESIVSNIPNYYLGKYFIKQGNQYLISKKIRESIVFAEHNLLNDPPFTNLHMISCRNLLIYLKPDAQRKVFDIFHFSLKESGILVLGTSENVGDDKRFRPINAKVKIYETIGRTKILTSDRLKDKPSKNREVSEMQLYNNIDYSREIERLPGYSVKSIVENYFKLLAIVNENFDLIYIEGDAIPYFKFPSGSPSLNLSNILNNQFSVHVISAIRKVLNTKKNYRVNTIFTHDNSKINISIDFIYMESPKKIPYVIMVIVEGEEKKVINAKEIDLSLEKETFYKELEQELQITKENLQATIEELETANEELQAANEELLASNEELQSTNEELQSTNEELYTVNAELQEKILEKAEIQTYLENLLKHSETGLLILDNQLTIKRYSPKIKDIFKIIDSDIGRSIEHINHNIVDLDIYEIFRNIIKNQEDIEIEVKTEGGKYYKITSSFMELGLYEVKHGVIIKFEDITDIKEEKHFLKAKYHILSSISDNYKISGWYFDVLENRIYWTKGTYNVFGFKTANFREDASKYMNKVIENVDKPDLFKTSWDKAVKKGTPFELIFNYNTPKDEKLTIKIKCKAIKENKKVVAVVGTVAQVEAESK from the coding sequence GTGGGCAGAAGAATTGCAAGACGACTTGCTGTTACAAAATGTGCTGATGTTGATGAATATTATAAGTATATTCTTAATAATCCAAGTGAAGTCCATATCCTTTTTAGAGAATTTTTAATAGGTGTTACAAATTTCTTCCGAGATGAAGAGGCTTTTGAGGTTTTAAAGACAGATATTATCCCTGAGCTTGTAAAACGCACGGAAAGTGATAGCGAAATAAGGGTATGGGTGCCCGGCTGCTCAACAGGAGAGGAAGCTTACAGTCTTTGCTTGTTAATAAATGATTACTTAGAGAAAAATAGCTTGGCAAAAAATATAAAGGTATTTGCTACTGGCATTGATAAGTCGGCTCTTCAGACTGCATCAAAGGGGCTTTTCCCTGAAAGTATTGTTTCTAATATCCCTAATTATTACTTAGGCAAATATTTTATTAAGCAAGGTAATCAGTATTTGATATCAAAAAAAATAAGGGAATCTATTGTATTTGCCGAGCATAACCTGTTAAATGACCCGCCTTTTACTAATCTTCATATGATAAGCTGTAGAAACCTTTTAATATACCTAAAACCTGATGCACAACGTAAAGTGTTTGATATTTTTCATTTTTCTTTAAAGGAAAGTGGCATCTTAGTATTAGGCACAAGTGAAAATGTAGGTGATGATAAAAGATTTAGACCTATTAATGCTAAGGTTAAGATATATGAAACTATTGGCCGTACTAAAATTTTAACAAGTGATAGATTAAAAGATAAGCCATCCAAAAATAGAGAAGTATCTGAAATGCAGCTTTACAATAATATAGATTATAGTAGAGAAATTGAAAGGTTGCCCGGGTATTCAGTTAAAAGTATTGTAGAAAATTATTTTAAATTACTTGCCATAGTAAACGAAAATTTTGATTTGATATATATAGAAGGTGATGCAATACCATACTTTAAATTCCCGTCAGGAAGTCCAAGTCTTAATTTATCTAATATTTTAAATAATCAATTTTCGGTGCATGTAATAAGTGCAATAAGAAAGGTTCTTAATACAAAGAAAAACTACAGGGTTAATACAATATTTACTCACGATAATAGTAAAATAAATATATCGATAGATTTTATTTACATGGAATCCCCTAAAAAAATACCTTATGTGATTATGGTAATAGTAGAGGGTGAAGAAAAGAAAGTAATAAATGCGAAAGAGATTGATTTGAGTTTAGAAAAAGAAACTTTTTACAAAGAGCTTGAGCAAGAATTGCAAATTACAAAGGAAAATCTTCAGGCTACGATAGAAGAGCTTGAAACTGCAAATGAAGAGCTACAAGCTGCAAATGAAGAACTTTTGGCAAGTAATGAAGAGCTTCAGTCTACTAACGAAGAATTGCAAAGCACAAATGAAGAGCTTTATACTGTAAATGCAGAGTTACAAGAAAAAATTTTAGAAAAGGCAGAAATTCAAACCTATCTTGAAAATCTTTTAAAGCATTCAGAAACAGGTTTGCTAATTTTAGATAATCAATTAACGATAAAAAGATATTCACCAAAGATAAAAGATATTTTTAAAATAATCGATTCAGATATTGGCAGAAGTATAGAGCATATAAATCATAATATTGTTGATTTGGATATTTATGAGATTTTTAGAAATATTATTAAAAATCAGGAAGATATTGAAATTGAAGTAAAAACTGAAGGTGGGAAATATTATAAAATAACCTCTTCTTTTATGGAATTAGGGTTATACGAAGTAAAACATGGAGTTATAATAAAATTTGAAGACATTACTGATATAAAAGAAGAAAAACATTTTCTTAAAGCAAAATACCATATACTTTCTTCAATCAGTGATAATTATAAAATTTCCGGTTGGTATTTTGATGTTTTAGAAAACCGTATATATTGGACAAAAGGGACTTACAATGTATTTGGTTTTAAGACAGCTAATTTTAGGGAAGATGCTTCAAAATATATGAATAAAGTTATAGAGAATGTAGATAAACCTGATTTATTTAAAACATCTTGGGACAAGGCTGTTAAAAAGGGCACACCTTTTGAATTGATTTTTAATTACAACACGCCAAAAGATGAGAAATTGACAATAAAAATTAAATGTAAAGCTATTAAAGAAAATAAAAAGGTTGTCGCGGTTGTAGGGACAGTTGCGCAGGTAGAAGCTGAAAGTAAGTGA
- a CDS encoding chemotaxis protein CheB, whose protein sequence is MKKTYREPEFYVGIGASAGGLEAIEQFIINLPEPAECKYAIIIIQHLSPDYKSMMTEILSKKTQLPVQKVEDGMVAEAGNIYLNTPRKNLKIENGKFMLTEPDYSTGINFPIDIFLRSLADDQDKNAVGIILSGTGSDGTRGIRAIKQNGGIVFVQDPKSAKFDGMPNAAINTGIVDFIMHPSEMPSQLEVILRHPSTKKDLDGIELSDTILNKIFDHIKNKHGVDFKRV, encoded by the coding sequence ATGAAAAAAACGTATAGAGAGCCTGAATTTTATGTAGGTATTGGTGCATCTGCAGGTGGATTAGAGGCAATCGAGCAATTTATTATTAATCTTCCTGAGCCTGCAGAATGTAAATACGCTATTATTATAATCCAACACCTTTCCCCTGACTATAAAAGTATGATGACCGAAATTTTATCTAAAAAGACACAACTGCCTGTGCAAAAGGTAGAAGATGGCATGGTTGCTGAAGCAGGGAATATATATTTGAACACACCAAGAAAAAATTTGAAGATTGAAAATGGAAAATTTATGCTAACAGAGCCTGATTATTCTACGGGTATAAACTTTCCTATAGATATATTTTTAAGGTCTTTGGCAGATGACCAGGATAAAAATGCTGTAGGTATAATATTGTCAGGCACAGGCTCGGATGGCACAAGAGGTATCAGGGCTATTAAGCAGAATGGAGGAATAGTATTTGTTCAAGACCCTAAGTCAGCTAAATTTGATGGTATGCCAAATGCTGCTATTAATACAGGCATAGTTGATTTTATTATGCACCCTTCTGAAATGCCTTCTCAGCTTGAAGTGATTTTAAGACACCCTTCTACCAAAAAAGATTTAGATGGAATTGAGTTATCAGATACTATTTTAAATAAAATTTTTGACCACATTAAAAATAAACACGGTGTTGATTTTAAAAGAGTATAA
- a CDS encoding HAMP domain-containing sensor histidine kinase: MAHNINNFLTPILATADFLEMTITDKSLKKNLDILSKSVERIASLVSNLLKYTKNYWMFEKEIKFYNFFEENRLYFNELTGNNIKFEIDDSCKDIMLNIDTALIAEAISNILSNANKAVAKKYDLNISDYKGSIIFRVTKINNDTLKISIIDNGVGMSKDVLAKAFEPFFTTEEMAHTQGLGLPCAKGIIESHKGRIEITSKEGEGTTVDIYLPIVKGGLDEKNV; the protein is encoded by the coding sequence ATTGCACACAATATAAATAATTTTCTTACCCCAATTCTTGCCACTGCGGATTTTCTTGAGATGACAATTACTGATAAATCGTTAAAGAAAAATTTGGATATTCTATCAAAATCAGTTGAAAGGATAGCATCTTTGGTTTCAAATCTATTAAAATATACAAAAAACTATTGGATGTTTGAAAAAGAAATCAAATTTTATAATTTTTTTGAAGAAAATCGTCTTTATTTTAACGAGCTTACAGGAAATAATATTAAATTTGAAATTGACGATAGTTGTAAAGATATTATGCTTAATATCGATACAGCACTTATTGCTGAAGCGATTTCAAATATATTGAGTAATGCAAATAAAGCTGTAGCAAAAAAATATGATTTAAATATAAGTGATTATAAGGGCTCTATTATATTTAGGGTAACTAAGATAAATAATGATACTTTAAAAATTTCAATAATAGATAATGGTGTAGGGATGTCAAAAGATGTCCTTGCAAAAGCTTTTGAACCATTTTTTACAACAGAAGAGATGGCACATACTCAAGGATTAGGCCTTCCATGCGCTAAGGGTATAATTGAATCCCACAAAGGACGTATCGAGATTACATCTAAAGAAGGGGAAGGCACTACTGTAGATATTTATCTGCCAATCGTAAAGGGAGGTTTAGATGAAAAAAACGTATAG
- a CDS encoding PAS domain-containing protein, translating to MSKLREKAEALLSKFNSEGAKSEYLDKDVFELIHEIIVHQKELEIQNEELKLKQQELEDARNKYFELYDKAPAGYVTLNDKGIILEYNSTFTDIIEYAPIRKGYTSFFNFIDEDNRDKLAAIYRDYFKKPFVTRLELRLKSSKLKYISLYGKSTTLPDGSEGLWLTINDITNCYLTNLKLKTYYDIIENAQVAVIITDKDNNIEYVNSFFS from the coding sequence ATGTCAAAACTTAGAGAAAAAGCTGAGGCACTTTTAAGCAAATTCAATTCTGAAGGTGCTAAAAGTGAATACTTAGATAAAGATGTGTTTGAATTAATACATGAGATTATCGTACATCAAAAAGAGCTTGAAATACAAAACGAGGAATTAAAATTAAAACAGCAAGAGCTTGAAGATGCGAGAAATAAATATTTTGAGCTCTATGATAAAGCTCCCGCAGGTTATGTGACGCTAAATGACAAAGGTATTATCTTAGAGTATAATAGCACGTTTACAGATATCATAGAATATGCTCCTATCAGAAAAGGGTATACATCTTTTTTTAATTTTATCGATGAAGATAATAGAGATAAACTTGCTGCTATCTACAGAGACTACTTTAAAAAACCTTTTGTGACAAGGTTGGAGTTAAGATTAAAATCAAGTAAACTCAAATATATTTCCCTTTACGGTAAATCTACAACACTGCCTGATGGCAGTGAAGGGTTATGGTTAACGATAAACGATATTACAAACTGTTACTTAACCAATTTAAAATTAAAAACATATTATGATATTATAGAAAATGCTCAAGTAGCAGTTATTATTACAGATAAAGATAATAACATTGAATATGTTAATAGCTTTTTTAGTTAG
- a CDS encoding NYN domain-containing protein translates to MKLVIDGYNLLFKIFHKEPFSILEEERDYLAEMLFSYKKIKKHKIMLVFDGERADKFQIKGVSVVFTDAGVSADRYIMDYATKDRGVVVVTSDNEIINYVSALGVTAIRSEKFAMKLEEALYSAVKGEEILEFDDYSLPGKKLKKRKRKQKRIDRKL, encoded by the coding sequence GTGAAGCTTGTCATTGATGGTTACAATCTACTTTTTAAGATTTTTCATAAAGAACCATTTTCGATTCTTGAGGAGGAAAGGGACTATCTGGCTGAAATGCTCTTTAGTTATAAAAAGATAAAAAAACATAAAATCATGTTGGTTTTTGACGGAGAGCGGGCTGATAAGTTTCAGATAAAAGGGGTCAGTGTAGTTTTTACCGATGCAGGTGTCAGTGCTGATAGATATATTATGGACTATGCAACAAAAGATAGAGGTGTTGTAGTTGTGACTTCAGACAATGAAATTATAAATTACGTTTCTGCATTGGGCGTGACGGCCATCAGGTCGGAAAAGTTTGCAATGAAGCTTGAAGAAGCCCTTTACAGTGCGGTTAAAGGGGAAGAGATTTTAGAGTTTGATGATTATTCTCTTCCGGGTAAAAAATTAAAAAAGAGAAAACGAAAACAGAAGAGAATCGATAGAAAGCTTTAA
- a CDS encoding YigZ family protein — MIILAEEGFAEIEVKKSKFLSYAVHVDYFESKLNLLKQEHPKARHIVWAYKKTDEYGNVDLKSTDDGEPKGTAGKPTLNVLSYSGIDNVAIFTVRYFGGILLGTGGLVKAYSDAANLALKNCKVIDTAEVYKATIVVPFSKTQHIFYLIEKFALTVVKQDYVPDGVVLEILGKEQLVKEVKSACEACH; from the coding sequence ATGATTATTTTAGCGGAAGAAGGTTTTGCGGAAATAGAAGTAAAAAAATCAAAGTTTTTGTCATATGCCGTTCATGTAGATTATTTTGAAAGTAAATTGAATTTATTAAAACAAGAGCATCCAAAAGCACGGCATATTGTGTGGGCATATAAAAAGACAGATGAATATGGCAATGTTGATCTTAAATCTACGGATGATGGAGAGCCGAAAGGGACAGCAGGCAAACCGACATTAAATGTGCTCAGTTATAGTGGAATAGACAATGTGGCAATTTTTACGGTTCGTTACTTCGGAGGGATTTTGCTTGGTACAGGGGGGCTAGTAAAGGCATACTCGGATGCAGCAAATCTTGCTTTGAAAAATTGTAAGGTGATTGATACCGCGGAAGTTTATAAAGCGACTATTGTTGTCCCTTTTTCTAAGACCCAACATATTTTTTATCTTATTGAAAAATTTGCTTTGACGGTTGTCAAACAGGACTATGTGCCAGATGGGGTAGTTTTGGAAATATTAGGCAAAGAGCAATTGGTAAAGGAGGTTAAAAGCGCTTGTGAAGCTTGTCATTGA
- a CDS encoding bifunctional riboflavin kinase/FAD synthetase encodes MKLYRDLEKFNTTTDTVITIGNFDGVHIGHQKIIGKVVELSKKYSFEPVLFTFNNHPMSHFGADIELIMPESKKMQLIFDKGIKHLISIDFTDEFASMPAELFVRELLVKKLKARYIVVGYDYRFGKKRQGDFNLLHMLSAKYGYNAIKIDKVEIDNITVSSTNIRKLIKEGNIELANKMLGREFDMEGVVTDGDNLGKLIGYPTANINHNNYIIPKYGVYITKTFIGQQEYPSLTNVGIRPTIVDKNELRIETYILNFDKDIYGKNVKISFLKYLREEMKFDSFNQLKMKIDEDVKIAKEFFKLK; translated from the coding sequence ATGAAACTGTATAGAGACCTTGAAAAATTTAACACTACAACAGATACTGTTATAACCATAGGAAACTTTGACGGTGTCCACATAGGCCATCAAAAAATTATCGGTAAAGTTGTAGAGCTTTCTAAGAAATATAGTTTTGAGCCTGTGTTGTTTACATTTAACAATCATCCCATGAGCCATTTTGGTGCAGATATAGAGCTGATTATGCCTGAAAGCAAAAAAATGCAGCTAATCTTTGATAAAGGGATAAAACATCTTATAAGCATAGATTTTACGGATGAATTTGCAAGCATGCCTGCGGAGCTTTTTGTCAGAGAACTGCTCGTTAAGAAATTAAAAGCCAGATATATCGTCGTAGGATACGATTACAGATTTGGCAAAAAAAGACAGGGCGATTTTAACCTGCTTCATATGCTTTCGGCAAAATATGGTTATAACGCCATAAAAATCGATAAAGTTGAAATAGACAACATAACCGTTTCAAGCACCAATATCAGAAAGCTCATAAAGGAAGGTAATATTGAGCTTGCCAATAAAATGCTCGGAAGAGAATTTGATATGGAAGGGGTCGTTACCGATGGAGACAATCTTGGAAAACTAATAGGATACCCAACGGCAAATATCAATCATAACAATTATATAATCCCCAAGTATGGGGTCTATATCACAAAAACATTTATCGGGCAGCAGGAATACCCTTCTCTAACAAATGTAGGAATTAGGCCGACAATCGTGGATAAAAACGAACTAAGGATAGAAACATACATCCTTAACTTTGACAAAGATATTTATGGTAAAAATGTCAAAATATCCTTTCTCAAATACTTAAGGGAAGAGATGAAGTTTGACTCTTTTAACCAATTGAAAATGAAAATTGACGAAGATGTAAAAATTGCCAAGGAGTTTTTTAAATTAAAATGA
- the rimO gene encoding 30S ribosomal protein S12 methylthiotransferase RimO, whose translation MKIALVSLGCPKNQTDLEYLVGDLKEESFEITNSIPEADAVIVNTCGFIEPAVNEAIENILQVSREKKKDAKLIVTGCMVERYKDEFSKEFPEVDFFTGVGTLYKVKDFLQSKDSKGEEKRFYSNNRLLLNTPYYAFLKISEGCNNNCSYCTIPSIRGRLASRNFNEIVEEAKNLIKNNVKEIIIISQDTTKYGIDIYKKPQIKELLTEITKIEGDFKVRLLYLNPDGIDNSFIDFVIGNDKILNYFEIPIQHFSDKILNLMNRKSDSNKIKQVFEYIRDKDSSSIIRTTAIIGFPQETEEDFLKLYNFIEDYKPDFAGFFPYYKEDGTKAATMENPNSKRVVNNRLSRIKKLQKKNTMNTLKKLKRGTIQCYVEKTNDDFEFILEGRALFQAPEIDGKAYFIDGIADKGVGPYTCKIKKIVYPDIYCQILN comes from the coding sequence ATGAAAATAGCTTTAGTTAGTTTAGGATGTCCTAAAAATCAAACAGATCTCGAATATCTTGTAGGGGATTTAAAGGAAGAAAGTTTTGAAATAACAAACAGCATACCTGAAGCCGATGCAGTAATAGTAAACACATGCGGATTCATTGAACCTGCGGTAAATGAAGCGATTGAAAATATTTTACAAGTAAGCAGAGAAAAGAAAAAAGATGCAAAGTTGATTGTAACAGGGTGCATGGTAGAAAGATACAAGGATGAATTTTCAAAAGAGTTTCCGGAAGTTGATTTTTTCACAGGGGTCGGAACCCTTTATAAAGTGAAAGATTTTCTTCAAAGTAAAGACAGTAAGGGTGAAGAGAAAAGATTTTACAGCAATAACAGATTGCTCCTCAATACCCCATATTACGCCTTTTTAAAAATCTCCGAAGGGTGCAACAATAACTGCTCCTACTGCACAATCCCTTCCATAAGGGGGAGGCTTGCAAGCAGAAACTTTAATGAAATTGTAGAAGAAGCAAAAAATCTGATAAAAAATAATGTAAAAGAAATTATCATAATATCACAGGACACTACCAAATATGGAATTGATATTTATAAAAAACCTCAAATAAAAGAGCTTTTAACCGAGATAACAAAAATTGAAGGGGACTTTAAAGTCAGGTTGTTATACCTTAACCCTGACGGTATAGATAATTCTTTTATAGATTTTGTTATAGGCAATGATAAAATTTTAAATTATTTTGAAATACCGATACAACATTTTAGCGATAAAATCCTTAATCTTATGAACAGAAAATCTGACTCGAATAAGATAAAACAGGTTTTTGAATATATCAGGGATAAAGATAGCTCATCCATCATCAGGACAACTGCAATCATAGGTTTTCCGCAGGAAACAGAAGAGGATTTTCTAAAATTGTATAATTTTATTGAAGACTATAAACCTGATTTTGCAGGTTTTTTCCCATACTATAAAGAAGATGGAACAAAAGCTGCCACCATGGAAAATCCAAATAGCAAAAGAGTTGTAAACAACAGACTCTCAAGAATAAAAAAGTTGCAAAAAAAGAATACAATGAATACGCTTAAAAAGCTGAAAAGAGGAACAATCCAATGTTATGTTGAAAAAACAAATGATGATTTTGAATTTATTTTGGAAGGCAGAGCTCTTTTTCAAGCACCTGAAATTGACGGGAAAGCATATTTTATTGATGGAATTGCAGACAAAGGTGTAGGACCCTACACTTGTAAGATAAAAAAAATTGTATATCCCGATATATATTGTCAAATATTAAATTGA